A region from the Acyrthosiphon pisum isolate AL4f chromosome A1, pea_aphid_22Mar2018_4r6ur, whole genome shotgun sequence genome encodes:
- the LOC100570509 gene encoding uncharacterized protein LOC100570509, with product MRTSLVITIALFTIFTISEISCKNTCSQFRNKCLDDSDCCSNNCYMAGNVNDRFCMYPVNTTADAKVEYGFCSYNASFHSDSSNNIFKLLGITAAHAMLPVGSEMKLTNMANNKTIDVTINTYMQPKNGTILRISKEAARGLGVKDGETFPCSLYMCVGDPDISTFKKMAVLSSSLFIVVFIIMTFII from the exons ATGAGGACATCTTTAGTTATTACAATCGCATTGTTCACGATTTTTACTATATCag aAATAAGCTGTAAAAATACATGCTCACAATTCCGAAACAAATGTCTTGATGACAGTGACTGTTGTTCTAACAATTGTTACATGGCAGGCAATGTAAATGACAGATTTTGTATGTACCCCGTAAATACAACTGCTGATGCTAaag TTGAATATGGTTTTTGTTCATACAACGCATCGTTTCATAGTGATTCCAGcaacaatattttcaagttattaGGGATAACTGCAGCCCACGCTATGTTGCCAGTTGGCTCAGAAATGAAGTTAACGAACATGGCCAACAATAAAACTATAGATGTcacaataaatacctatatgcaACCAAAGAACGGAACCATTTTGCGGATATCCAAAGAAGCAGCACGCGGGTTAGGTGTTAAAGATGGAGAGACATTTCCATGCTCTCTATATATGTGTGTAGGAGACCCCGACAtttctacatttaaaaaaatggctGTGTTATCTTCATCACTCTTTATAGTTGTATTCATCATTAtgacttttataatatga
- the LOC100158839 gene encoding LOW QUALITY PROTEIN: uridine 5'-monophosphate synthase-like (The sequence of the model RefSeq protein was modified relative to this genomic sequence to represent the inferred CDS: inserted 2 bases in 1 codon) — protein MKTSLVISITFLAVFIISEKSLRTKLEFKERSELLETSEIARKIFKISLEKKSNLCVAVDVDTADKLLDITEKVAPHICILKTHIDAINGVTDTTINDLQLLAKQYNFLIMEDRKMADIGNTVKLQYXKKIVHWADLITVHSVSGGMMLKGIQEVINENADSLGSRGVFIVAELSCKGNLISEQYIKETVKIAEEYKDIVAGLVCQSHDIISSPSLLQLTPGVNIKNANDNLGQQYQTPSDIILTKGADIAVVGRAIYQDDDPAEAAKIYKESLWNTYLERVSNS, from the exons ATGAAGACATCTTTAGTTATTTCAATCACGTTTTTAgcagtttttattatatcag aaaaatcattaAGAACAAAACTAGAGTTTAAAGAAAGATCTGAATTATTAGAAACTTCTGAAATAGCTCGGAAAATCTTTAAGATAAGCTTAGAAAAGAAAAGTAACTTATGTGTAGCAGTCGATGTTGATACTGCTGACAAACTTTTAGATATTACTGAAAAAGTAGCACCacacatttgtattttaaaaactcaTATTGACGCCATTAATGGTGTCACAGATACTACTATTAATGATTTACAACTCTTAGCCAAACAGTACAACTTTCTTATAATGGaagatag GAAAATGGCAGATATTGGTAATActgttaaattacaata aaaaaaaatagtacattgGGCAGATCTAATAACAGTACATAGTGTTTCTGGTGGGATGATGTTAAAAGGCATTCAAGAGGTGATAAATGAAAACGCAGACTCATTAGGTAGCCGGGGTGTGTTTATTGTTGCAGAATTAAGTTGCAAGGGAAATTTAATATCGGAACAATACATCAAAG agaCTGTGAAGATAGCTGAAGAGTATAAAGACATAGTGGCTGGTCTAGTGTGCCAGTCGCATGATATTATTTCATCGCCTAGCCTACTTCAACTTACACCAggtgttaatattaaaaatgccaatGATAATCTCGGCCAACAATATCAAACTCctagtgatattattttaaccaaagGAGCTGATATTGCAGTAGTAGGTAGAGCAATTTATCAAGATGACGATCCTGCTGAAGCAGCTAAAATATACAAGGAGTCGTTGTGGAATACTTATTTAGAACGTGTATCGAATTCTTGA
- the LOC115033560 gene encoding zinc finger protein 287-like has translation METAPRKRGRPRVVKMEKRSPEPEDLEAILQDIDDDAIDDYDYIPNGVDYEVIKNKKNINNNEDVYDFDVEKEDGPGIIKPEIVPEPDPQEHACNICPRTFKTLPGLKRHKTSHDRKPQEPTVLNDDSMKKELNNCDCCGEDLATAHTNGDFECYDCGNFFKLKVNMERHQLMVHCYDDI, from the exons ATGGAAACGGCACCAAGAAAACGTGGTCGACCAAGAGTAGTTAAAATGGAGAAACGTAGCCCAGAACCTGAAGATTTAGAAGCAATATTACAAGATATAGATGATGACGCTATTGATGATTATGATTACATTCCAAATGGTGTAGACTACGaagttatcaaaaataaaaaaaatatcaacaataatgaAGATGTGTATGACTTTGATGTAGAAAAGGAAGATGGGCCTGGCATAA taaAACCAGAAATAGTTCCTGAACCCGATCCACAAGAACATGCTTGTAATATATGTCCGAGGACATTCAAAACCCTCCCTGGTTTAAAAAGACATAAGACATCACATGATCGGAAACCTCAAGAACCCACTg ttttgaatGATGATTCAATGAAGAAAGAATTAAATAACTGTGACTGTTGTGGTGAAGATTTAGCTACTGCTCATACG AATGGTGATTTCGAATGTTATGATTGtggaaacttttttaaattaaaagttaatatggaaCGCCATCAGTTAATGGTACATTGTTATGATGACATTTAA
- the LOC100572198 gene encoding gem-associated protein 5, translated as MNTFEITQSMNWYKSNVMTMDDCGKLIAYGSRSIIVLVSGLDGKSVYDLQYNRLRLNTKLGCGRIGAVSFSPKTDFLEDAHYLASIDEVNIYIWKVKSMVCDHIHSFGNKKSKNITLVDVTWLYGCLTVVALSDAGTLHKWDIQALTMRNYTLDIKASPLTLAACPHKKNLVAIGCKNGHLFVYDLTGDGKLLHKLHYHERNINSLAWCPVPYSPLNSDQSVEPLLLASIACDRTGLCISRAGLDMFNETTIALPMRPMRKSTFRNKNNLIWSCVKWIKPSILIVTSGFGEIIKIELRPDLVCGPIVSLISDSHKDIIFSIACPRESTNLYLWSSCMGRKLIRTPLLRSKEETPELPLEVPTLGGFVYCFSLSPVNSADFAFGLGDGRIYYWNVSNKRQLELITLSQSVDSKVLSLAFHPQDEGLLAYATGDGRVGVFNLTKKRNNNNLLKTVLANPIYRLCWAPFPNTKMVNDAKLALYAVGNGQIVIYNDMSLWTGKSYYEYNIMILSL; from the exons ATGAATACTTTTGAGATTACCCAGTCAATGAACTGGTACAAATCTAATGTCATGACTATGGACGATTGTGGAAAGCTAATTGCATATGGCTCAAGATCTATCATTGTATTAGTTAGTGGTTTGGATGGTAAAAGCGTCTATGATTTACAATATAACCGTCTTAGACTGAATACAAAATTGGGTTGTGGTCGTATTGGAGCTGTATCATTTTCTcctaaaactgattttttagAAGATGCACATTATTTGGCTTCTATAGATGAAGTTAATATTTACATCTGGAAAGTAAAAAGCATGGTCTGTGATCACATACATTCATTTGGA aataaaaaaagtaagaacATAACTCTGGTGGATGTTACATGGTTGTATGGATGTTTAACCGTTGTAGCATTGTCAGATGCTGGGACTTTACACAAGTGGGATATTCAAGCATTAACAATGCGTAATTATACGTTAGATATTAAAGCATCACCTTTAACATTAGCAGCTTGCCCTCACAAAAAGAATTTAGTTGCTATAGGATGTAAAAATGGTCATCTATTTGTCTATGACCTAACTG gtGATGgcaaattattacacaaattgCATTACCATgaaagaaatataaattcattgGCTTGGTGTCCAGTTCCTTATAGTCCATTGAATTCTGATCAATCTGTTGAACCTTTATTACTAGCATCAATAGCATGTGATAGAACTGGTTTATGTATAAGTCGTGCTGGTTTAGATATGTTTAATGAAACTACCATTGCATTACCTATGAGACCAATGAGAAAATCTACATTCAG aaataaaaataatttaatttggagCTGTGTTAAATGGATAAAACCTTCAATTCTTATTGTTACATCTGGTTTtggagaaattataaaaatagaactTAGACCAGATTTGGTATGTGGACCAATAGTGTCTTTGATTAGTGATTCCCACAaggatataattttttctatagcATGTCCACG gGAATCAACCAATCTTTATTTATGGTCATCGTGCATGGGTAGAAAATTAATTCGAACTCCCTTACTAAGGAGTAAAGAAGAGACCCCCGAATTACCATTGGAAGTTCCAACGCTTGGTGGTTTTGTGTATTGCTTTTCACTATCCCCAGTTAATTCAGCTGA CTTTGCATTTGGTCTTGGCGATGGAAGAATTTATTATTGGAATGTATCTAACAAACGTCAATTAGAACTAATTACACTGAGTCAGTCCGTAGACTCAAAAGTCTTATCT TTAGCATTTCATCCACAAGATGAAGGTTTGTTAGCATATGCTACAGGTGATGGACGTGTTggagtttttaatttaacaaaaaaaaggaataataataatttgttaaaaactgTACTTGCTAATCCAATTTACCGGTTATGTTGGGCACCATTTCCAAATACGAAAATGGTTAATGATGCAAAACTTGCTCTTTATGCAGTTGGTAATGggcaaattgtaatttataatgacatGAGTCTTTGGACAGGTAAGTcgtattatgaatataatattatgatattaagcttataa